The proteins below come from a single Zea mays cultivar B73 chromosome 8, Zm-B73-REFERENCE-NAM-5.0, whole genome shotgun sequence genomic window:
- the LOC100282560 gene encoding G10-like protein, translating into MPKIKTSRVKYPEGWELIEPTIRELDAKMREAENDPHDGKRKCEALWPIFRISHQRSRYIYDLYYRRKEISQELYEFCLDQGYADRNLIAKWKKPGYERLCCLRCIQTRDHNFATTCVCRVPKHLREEQVIECVHCGCRGCASGD; encoded by the exons ATGCCTAAGATAAAGACAAGCCGTGTCAAGTATCCTGAAGGATGGGAGCTTATTGAACCAACAATCCGTGAGTTGGATGCCAAAATGAGAGAAG CTGAAAATGATCCACATGATGGGAAGAGAAAGTGTGAAGCTCTCTGGCCTATTTTCCGCATTTCTCATCAAAGGAGCCGCTACATATACGATCTTTACTACAGAAGGAAGGAGATATCACAGGAGCTTTATGAGTTCTGCCTAGACCAGGGTTATGCAGACCGTAACCTGATTGCAAAGTGGAAAAAG CCAGGTTACGAGCGCCTTTGTTGCCTCCGGTGCATACAAACACGTGACCACAACTTCGCAACGACATGCGTCTGCCGCGTCCCCAAGCATCTGAGGGAGGAACAGGTGATAGAATGTGTCCACTGCGGCTGCAGGGGTTGTGCCAGCGGTGACTAA
- the LOC100279219 gene encoding Nucleobase-ascorbate transporter 12-like yields the protein MSSTSGALPQPRRGRPGPWPPAPPPQPQAQPLSWAKRTGFQSRVSGESLPSSSAHNSGQAPLPRPAEAPSDLESGPPARPSSTLPAPPAAAGNGERQHPPPPPPQARTRRRDSDSGRPNGQIAAPSLPQLQEEEEAPERPAHVKYELRDTPGIFPLVVYGFQHYISMVGSIILIPLVMVPAMGGSADDMAAVVSTVLLVTGVTTLLHMFVGTRLPLVQGPSFVYLAPALAIINSPELFGINDNNFKHIMKHLQGAIIIGGAFQVFLGYTGLMSLFLRLINPVVVSPTVAAVGLSFFSYGFTKIGTCIEMGILQLLMVVIFALYLRKIKLFGYRVFLIYAVPLGLGITWAVAFVLTATGVYSYKGCDANIPASNNVSAFCRKHVLRMRSCRVDTSHALRSSPWFRFPYPLQWGTPVFSWKMGLVMCVVSVIASVDSVGSYHASSLFVATRPPTSGVVSRGIGVEGVSTVLAGLWGTGVGSATITENVHTIAVTKMGSRRAVGFGAILLILLSIVGKVGAFIASIPDVMVAALLCFMWAMLCALGLSNLRYSATGSSRNSIIVGLALFLSLSVPSYFQQYGVHPSANSSVPTYFQPYVVASHGPVHTGSGGVNYVLNTILSLNMAIAFLVALVLDNTVPGGRQERGLYVWSEAEAAMRESTFMKDYELPFKIGRPFRWVKCVGL from the exons ATGTCGTCGACCTCCGGCGCTCTGCCGCAGCCTCGCCGCGGGCGTCCCGGTCCCTGGCCCCCGGCGCCGCCCCCGCAGCCGCAGGCGCAGCCGCTCTCCTGGGCTAAGCGCACAGGTTTCCAGTCCCGCGTCTCCGGCGAGTCACTGCCTTCGTCTTCCGCCCACAACTCCGGTCAGGCCCCCCTCCCTCGCCCTGCTGAGGCCCCTTCCGATCTGGAGTCGGGCCCGCCGGCCCGGCCCAGCTCCACCCTCCCGGCCCCTCCGGCCGCCGCGGGAAATGGCGAGCGGCAGCATCCCCCACCGCCGCCTCCTCAGGCGAGGACGAGGAGGAGGGACTCCGATAGCGGAAGGCCGAATGGGCAGATAGCCGCGCCTTCGCTTCCGCAGCtacaggaggaggaggaggcgccgGAGCGGCCGGCTCATGTGAAGTACGAGCTCCGTGACACTCCAGGAATAT TTCCTCTGGTGGTATACGGATTCCAGCATTATATTTCCATGGTCGGTTCAATCATCCTGATTCCTCTCGTGATGGTCCCTGCTATGGGTGGCTCGGCT GATGACATGGCGGCAGTGGTATCCACAGTGTTGCTCGTCACCGGGGTGACTACATTGCTGCACATGTTTGTTGGAACGAGACTGCCACTTGTGCAGGGTCCATCCTTTGTATACCTGGCTCCTGCGCTTGCGATCATCAACTCACCAGAATTATTTGGGATCAATGATAAT AATTTTAAACACATAATGAAGCACCTGCAGGGAGCTATAATAATTGGAGGTGCATTCCAAGTGTTTTTGGGATACACAGGCCTCATGTCACTATTTCTTAG GTTGATAAATCCAGTTGTTGTCTCGCCAACAGTGGCAGCTGTTGGGCTTTCATTTTTCAGTTATGGTTTCACGAAAATTGGGACATGTATAGAGATGGGAATTCTGCAGTTATTGATGGTGGTTATTTTTGCACTT TACCTCCGGAAAATAAAGCTATTTGGGTACAGAGTGTTTCTTATTTATGCG GTTCCTCTTGGATTAGGAATCACATGGGCTGTTGCTTTCGTTCTCACAGCAACTGGAGTTTATAGCTACAAAGGTTGTGATGCAAATATTCCTGCCTCAAATAATGTATCAGCCTTTTGTCGGAAGCATGTATTGAGGATGAGATCTTGCCGTGTAGACACTTCGCATGCCTTAAGATCTTCACCCTGGTTCAGATTTCCCTATCCATTGCAGTGGGGAACTCCAGTTTTTTCCTGGAAAATGGGCCTTGTGATGTGTGTTGTATCAGTTATTGCTTCTGTTGATTCT GTCGGTTCCTACCATGCATCGTCTTTGTTTGTGGCTACCCGGCCACCAACCTCTGGAGTTGTTAGCAGAGGCATTGGTGTTGAGGGTGTATCTACAGTCTTGGCTGGCCTTTGGGGGACAGGAGTTGGTTCTGCAACAATAACAGAGAATGTACACACAATTGCTGTGACTAAAATGGGTAGTCGACGAGCAGTTGGATTCGGTGCTATTTTACTTATACTGCTTTCTATTGTTG GAAAAGTCGGTGCATTCATTGCTTCTATTCCTGATGTTATGGTTGCTGCTCTCCTTTGCTTCATGTGGGCTATGCTCTGTGCTCTTGGCTTGTCCAATCTTCGTTACAGTGCTACTGGAAGCTCCAGAAACAGTATTATAGTTGGGCTGGCTTTATTCTTGTCCCTATCAGTtccttcttacttccagcagtacGGTGTACATCCTAGCGCAAACTCATCAGTGCCAACTTACTTTCAACCATACGTTGTTGCATCTCATGGACCTGTTCACACTGGATCGGGCGGG GTGAACTATGTCCTCAACACGATACTTTCACTCAACATGGCCATTGCGTTTCTGGTTGCTCTGGTACTTGACAACACAGTCCCTGGTGGTCGTCAAGAGCGGGGATTGTATGTATGGTCAGAAGCAGAGGCAGCGATGAGAGAATCGACTTTCATGAAAGACTATGAACTTCCTTTCAAGATCGGACGCCCGTTCAGGTGGGTGAAGTGTGTTGGTCTATAA